The DNA sequence ACTATACAATGGCAAACGAACGAATAAGTCTAGTGGATAAAAAACTATCTCAAGGATATGTAGCTCCAGTGCTTACAGAAGATAGCGTTATTTTATCAGACAAGCACGGTGCTTTATATTCTTTTGATATTGATAACTCAAAGGCTATGAATTGGAAATTACACCTCTCACATAGGAAAAAAATTGGTAACATGAGCCTATCGCATTATGAAAAAAATGTTTTCTTTATAGTGGATAACACTTTACACGCAATAGACGCAAAAACTGGCAAGATTGAGTGGGAAAAAGAATTGAGAGCTCCAGTAAGAGGGAAAGCAGCAGTAATAAATAATAAATTGGTAGTATTGACTATTGATAATTATCTGTACGTGTTTGATATAAAAGATGGCAGCTCCGTTTGGGCTTATCAGAACGGTATCAATGAGGTTCGAGGTTTGTATTCCATATCGCCAACAATTTCTAACGATAAAATAATAGCACCATTTTCAAATGGTGAGTTAATAGCTTTTAATGAAGACGGTAAAAAATTGTGGAGCCAAAAATTGGCTACAAACCTTTTGGATACACAGCTCGCAGATGTAACTACTACACCGAGAGTGCTTGGCGATACTTTAATAGCTACAAACAATTCTTATATTTATGGTATTGACGTGAAATTAGGAAATATTTTGTGGTCAAAGTCACTGCAAGTAAAAAGTGTATCAGACATTGAGTCATATTATAGTCCTCTTATTCCTGCAGAGAAACAAAAAGAAGGCGGAAGAATTTTTATAGTAACTGAAGATAATAAAATAATCGGCCTGGATATAAAAAATGGAGAAACGGTCTGGACATCTAATTTAATAGAAAATACGCAATTGTTTGCTCCAATTATGCATGCCCATACACTGTGGGTGACAAGCAATAAAGGTTCAATGTTTGCTTTTCCGGGATCTGAAAGTGCAGGAAAGGTAGTCAAAGTACCTGGTAATGTGTTTCACACTCCAGTGTTTACTCGCAATAAGATATATGTAACAACTGAGAGAAAAGGTGTTTATTCTTTAGAAAATAGGTTTGTTCTTTATGATTGATTATGACCTGATTGTTATAGGTGGTGGTCCAGGTGGTTATAAGTGTGCTATCGCTGCTGCAAAACTTGGATTGAAAGTTGCCTGTATAGATAAAAATAGCATTTTTGGTGGTACGTGCCTGCGGGTTGGGTGCATACCCTCCAAAGCATTGCTCCATTCTTCCTATCAGTATGCTCACACGAAAAATGATCTGTCGAAGCTTGGCATAAAAATTAAGGACGCAAGTTTCGATTTAAAAGAAATGCTAGGTTATAAGGACGCCAGAGTTCAGGAACTTGGAAAAGGTATAGAATATCTGTTTAACCTTCATAAAATCACTAAAATCAATGGGCTTGGGAAAATTACTTCTTTTGACCAAGGTAATCTTGAAGTTTCAGTTGAAGGTAAGGTGCTGAAGACAAAAAATATAGTAATTGCAACCGGTTCTGATGTTATTTCTTTGCCAGGAATTAATATCGATGAGAAAGACATTATTGCTTCCACCGGTGCACTATCTTTAACTGAAGTACCAAAAAAACTTGTCGTAATCGGAGCCGGGGCAATAGGGCTTGAAATGTCTTCTGTATGGAGGAGGCTAGGGTCTGAAGTCACTGTAGTAGAATTTTTTGATAGAATCGCTGCAGCAATGGATGGAGAATTAAGTAAGTCTCTACTTTCTAGTCTACAAAAACAAGGAATGAAATTTTTACTTAGCACTAAAGTCGAGGAGATAAAACAAAGTAGTAACTCTTTGAATGTGGAAGTTTGCTCTGTAAAAGATAATCAAACAAACACTATAGAAGCAGATAAGGTGCTGGTTGCAGTAGGTCGCAAACCATGCACTGAGGGTCTTGAAAAAATAGAGAAAGACAGTCGTGGTTTCGTTCAAGTTAACAACAGATATGAAACTAATGTGAAAGGAATATTTGCTATTGGTGATGTGATCGGTGGAGCAATGCTTGCTCATAAAGCAGAGGAAGAAGGGGTAGCAGTCGCAGAGATAATAGCAGGACAGTCACCTCACGTTGATTATGAAATTATACCATCTGTCATTTACACTCACCCTGCGGTTTCTTCGATCGGTAAAACCGAAGAGGAACTCAAAAATGCTGGCCGTCAATACAAAGTTGGTAAATGTCAATTTGCTGCAAACGGCAGAGCAAAAATCATTGATGATGCTGAAGGATTCGTGAAAGTGCTGACTTGTAGCAAAGCAGATACAATACTCGGTGTGCATATCATAGGGGCATACGCTGATACGCTAATCAACGAAGCAGTGGTTGCAATGGCATACGGCGCAGCAGCAGAGGATATATACAGAATTTGTCACTCTCACCCTGATATAAACGAGGCCTTCCGCGACGCGTGCATTGATGCTTTCTTTAAAAAATAATTGTGGACCTCAGTTCAATCATTGAAAAATGGTATGAGTGGCTGAGGTGCAACAGATCTTATTCACCAAACACTTTAGAGTCATACATGAGGGACTTGAAGGATCTTATAAGTTTCCTAAATACTCACATTGGTGGAGAAGTAAATGTTGGGACTCTGAAAAATTTAAGTATACCTGAGTTAAGAAGTTGGCTTACCTCTCGTTATGCAAGAGGTGTGAATGCAAGATCTAACGCTCGTGCATTGTCAGTAATCAGAAATTTCTTCAAGTACATAAAAAACAACCACAATATAGACAATGAAGCTGTATTTTCCTTATCAAGGCCAATTCAGAGAAGAACTCTTCCTAAAGCACTTTCAATATCTAACATAAAAACTCTATTGAAAGAAATGAAATTGCCTGATTTAGGCGAGCCTTGGGTGGTAAAAAGAGAAATTGCAATTATCGTTCTGCTATATGGAACGGGCTTAAGAATCAGTGAAGCGTTGAACCTTAGGATTAGTGATATTAACAATGAAAGTTTAATAGTAACAGGTAAGGGAGATAAACAAAGGCAGGTATTCATTCTTCCGGTAGTAAAAAAATGTATACAGGAGTATATAAAAGCCTGTCCTTATTTTGATGAAGCACAATATCTTTTTTTGGGAGTAAGAGGAAAAAAATTGGGAAGAACTTATGTTGCTAATCGTTTGCAACAAATAAGAAGATTTTTAAACTTACCAGAAATTTTATCTCCACATGCATTTCGTCATAGTTTTGCTACTCATTTGCTTCAGGAAGATATTGACATAAGATCAATACAACAACTGCTTGGCCATTCAAGCCTTGAGACCACTCAAGTTTACACTCACCTCAATTATCAAGATGTTTTTAATATGTATAAGAATTTTCAGCAGAGTTTGAAGCACCGAACAGAAAAAATCTGTCAAACCACATGAAGAAACTTGTATCTTCAAGGAGTAAGGCATTGTATCTCTCCAGGTTTAGTTTTTAGTAGCTTTTAAATATAATAATACAGGAAGCACTTTTGCAGTTATAACCGAATTCTTCACTGGTGCCATAAGTGCCCGTTTTGTAGCATGAGACCTGCTGCAAAAGGTGATTGAAAAAGTGATGTGAGATAGGTAGAAGAAGAATAAGCAGATTGAGTAAGGTAAAAAAATGAGCTTTAGTTACTATAACATGAAGAAATACCCAAGAAACTTTCGTAATATAACAGGTTTAACTATAGAGGAGTTCGAAAAGATGGTGGAAAAAGTGAGGTCTGAGTGGAAAAACCTTGAAAAACAGAAAAAGTGCCATGGTAGAAAATCACAATTACCAACTCTGGAAGATAAGTTATTTTGCGTAATTTTGTACTATCGCACTTACATAACACATAGATTTTTAGGGTGCCTGTTCAATGTGCACAACGCAAATATATGTAGGTTGTTGAAGAAAATAGAGCCACTACTTGCTAAGAAAGTTACTATAACAAAAGATAGGAGTATGACACCAGAAAAAATACTAAAGATTCTGGCTGATGTTACAGAACAGCAAATACAGAGGCCAGAAGATAGTAAAAAACGGAAGAAATCATATTTAGGAAAAAAAGAACCAACACTATGAAAACTGAGATTGTTATCGAAGAAGATGGAAGAATTTTATCAGTGTCAAAGTCATATCGTGAGTGATTTTCGTATAAGGAAACAAGAAAAATATTTACCAATCAACAGCATAAAATATGCTGATTCTGGATATCAAGGTTGGCAAAAATTGCAAAGCGATGTTATAATTCCATATAAAAAGTATCGTAAAAAGCCATTAACTCCAGAGCAGAAAGAGCATAATAGAAGATTAGCATCGTTTAGAATGAGAGTGGAAAATAAGATCCGTGAGATAAAGATATTTAAGATTATGTCCCATATTTACCGCAATTTTCAGAAAAAATACAACTTGAGGTTCAATATTATTGCTGGTATTATCAATCTTAAGCACTCCTTCTAGTTAACCTTGATTTTAGTCACCCTCCTTTCCTTTTTTTTATCGCTTGATTCGCAGCAGATCTTATGAAAAATGTCGACCTCTATGATGTCGGAAATTTCGGGACTCAATACCTTCACTTTCGTTGCACCCTGTGTTGTCCATTCCACCAGCTTTACTAAGCTCGTTACCTTACGCAGCATAATGGTCTGTTCTAGGCTGTTGGCTAGACTTTGCCTAAGTTGACCAACTGAATTTTACGCACTTTGCTTGGCGCACTCATATCTAACACTCCTTTCTTTTATTATTTTATAACTTACTTTTTTAAAGTAAGTCTTGTTTAATACATTTAAGTGATTAATTGGCCAATTTCGACTAAATTTTTGTATGAACTAATTTGTTTAGCTTTGTTGTAAAAATCTCACGCTTTTATTTGCACAACGCCGCTTCTATTTAAGTTGTTCTCACGAAGGTAGGTACTTTTTTTGTGTTTTTTGAAAAAGTAAACATTCAAGATTTTTATGGCGCTAATTTTTAGTATGTTTCCATACTAATCAATCTAAAGTGGCTATTAATAATCTTATATAAAGCATGAAAAAGTATATAAATCTTGACCTTTCTATTAAAATATTTAATAATTAAAGTATATTATTATTTTTAGTAAAAAGGAGATACTTATGACTTTAACATCGGAACAGTGGAAAGAAATACTAGATGCAGTAAATTTAAACGAGGGTGATATACTTGAAGCAATAAAAGAGAATTTAAAAGAAAAACATAAAGATACATATCAAGAGTGGGAAGGAAAAGACTTTAATGTAAATCATCTATTTTATGTATCATGTACCATAGATAAAGAACAATATCATGCAAAATTAGCATTATTGCATATAGCTGCTTTTAACGGTCGCTTAGGTACAGTTAAATACCTTGTAGACGATAAAAAGGTTAGCCTTGATCAAAAAGATAATAATGGCAGAACTGCTTTACATGGGGCTGCTTTTAATGGCCATTTAGATATAGTTAAATACTTTGTAGACGATAAAAAGGTTAGCCTTGATCAAAAAGATGATAATGGCGAAACTGCTTTACATTGGGCTGCTTTGAAGGGCTATAAAGACGTAGTGACAACTCTATTAGAAAAAGGGGCTAATCCTTTAATAAAGAATAAGAACGGTAAAACTCCAAGAGACCTAGCTAATGATGAAAATATAATACAGCTTTTAAAAGAGGCAGAAGCTAAGCAAATGAAAGCAATAATTAGTTTTGCTTCAGGTATTATAACGAGTATTATAATTGGACTGACAGTAACTATTGGATGCAGTATTGCCGGCGTTGAGTTACCAATATCGATTATAGCTGCGTTAGTAATAGGAGTTATTGCTGGTGGTATTACATATTCAGTATCAAAGCCTAGTGATAAGCTAGATAAACTTGACTTAGAAGTAGCTAACCAACAAGTACCTGAAAAAGCTTGATAACAAAAGCCCAAGCAGAAGGGAGGGCCATCTTCACTGCCATTAAGTTAAGGGAAAGTGATGGACTGTATTGTAAAATCAGGTAAGATCCACAAATTAAAAGAAGTAATGACATGAGTAAAAAAAAGAATAATCATGTTTATAAAAAATAAATTGATGAGTTTAAACTTTATAAACGCACACAGAGCATCCTCAAAAGACTTCTCACGAAAAAGAAAGCTGCCCTTCATTAATGTATTTCTCCTGATTTTTAGAAAGAGTGTAAAGTCATTACAAGTAATGCTTAATGAGTTTGTTCTGCATACAAGAAAAGATTACACAATTACGGCAAGTGCATTTACTCAAGCAAGAAAGAAGCTAAAGCATACTGCGTTTTCAGAGTTAAATGATGATATAGTTTCCCTATACTACCAAGATCAGGAATTTAAAACCCACCATGGCTTCAGAGTACTTGCATTTGATGCTTCAATACTGATTCTGCCAAAGAGCGACAAAATAATAGGCGAGTTTGGCTCAAGAGCAGTATGGAATGGAATCCAGAGATTTGAAGACTATACAAGTGCAACCTTTGAAGTTTGCTACGATGTGCTAAATAATATTGCAATAAAATCTGTGCTAAGTAGAGGTGACAGCTATGAGGTTGATTTAGCGATCGGTATGCTTGAATCCATAAAATCAGACGATTTGTTAATCTGTGATAGAGGATACGTATCTTATCGATTTCTTGCTGAGCTTACAGGAAGGAAAATCAATTATATAATTCGCTGTCCAAGTTCGTCTTTCAATGAAATAAACGCTATGTTTAAGCCGGAAAGCCCATCTAGTATGGTGGTAGTGTCTACCGCACCTATTAAAGTAGCAAGACAGCTACGAAAGCTAGGATTACCTGATGAGATGAAATTCAGGTTAGTCAAAATAATACTTTCTTCTGGAGAAGTTGAAGTGTTAGTAACATCTCTGTTAGATGAGCAAAGTTTTACAGTCGAAGAGTTTGAGAGATTATATTACTTGCGCTGGGGAGTAGAAACATTTTTTTCTAGGCTGAAGGGAAGATTAAATTTAGAGAATTTCACAGGAAAAAGTATTGAAACTATCAAGCAGGATTTTTGGTCAACTATCTTCATCAGTAATCTAGAAAGTATCATGATAGAAGATGATGAAGAGACATTGAGCGCACAGAATAGTAAACTAAAAAAAAGCATCAATAAATCTGTCTCATTTAATGCGATTAAAAACTTAGCCTTTGATATTTTTTCTACAGAGTCAGACATAGACTGCATTATGGATCGACTATCACAGTTATTTTTGATGAACACTTTAGTGGTAAGAAAAGGGAGAAGAGTTGATCGTCATAAGATATCTGATATTCGTTCACTCAACTACCAGAAAAGAGCTAGAAAACATGTGTTTTAAATTCAAGATATCTTTTCAGTATCATTGCATTAGTACATTCTTTGCAAAATAACCTGCAATTATTACTTTTTTAAATATAGCTCTTTTCATAATAGTACAAACGAGGTAAAATAAGATTTTATAGTAGTGAAGGTAAGTATGCCAGCAGCATATAGTTATGATTTAAGAAAAAAAGCAATGGAATCA is a window from the Wolbachia endosymbiont of Armadillidium arcangelii genome containing:
- a CDS encoding PQQ-binding-like beta-propeller repeat protein, giving the protein MKIIIVMIMLLYSNYTMANERISLVDKKLSQGYVAPVLTEDSVILSDKHGALYSFDIDNSKAMNWKLHLSHRKKIGNMSLSHYEKNVFFIVDNTLHAIDAKTGKIEWEKELRAPVRGKAAVINNKLVVLTIDNYLYVFDIKDGSSVWAYQNGINEVRGLYSISPTISNDKIIAPFSNGELIAFNEDGKKLWSQKLATNLLDTQLADVTTTPRVLGDTLIATNNSYIYGIDVKLGNILWSKSLQVKSVSDIESYYSPLIPAEKQKEGGRIFIVTEDNKIIGLDIKNGETVWTSNLIENTQLFAPIMHAHTLWVTSNKGSMFAFPGSESAGKVVKVPGNVFHTPVFTRNKIYVTTERKGVYSLENRFVLYD
- the lpdA gene encoding dihydrolipoyl dehydrogenase, with product MIDYDLIVIGGGPGGYKCAIAAAKLGLKVACIDKNSIFGGTCLRVGCIPSKALLHSSYQYAHTKNDLSKLGIKIKDASFDLKEMLGYKDARVQELGKGIEYLFNLHKITKINGLGKITSFDQGNLEVSVEGKVLKTKNIVIATGSDVISLPGINIDEKDIIASTGALSLTEVPKKLVVIGAGAIGLEMSSVWRRLGSEVTVVEFFDRIAAAMDGELSKSLLSSLQKQGMKFLLSTKVEEIKQSSNSLNVEVCSVKDNQTNTIEADKVLVAVGRKPCTEGLEKIEKDSRGFVQVNNRYETNVKGIFAIGDVIGGAMLAHKAEEEGVAVAEIIAGQSPHVDYEIIPSVIYTHPAVSSIGKTEEELKNAGRQYKVGKCQFAANGRAKIIDDAEGFVKVLTCSKADTILGVHIIGAYADTLINEAVVAMAYGAAAEDIYRICHSHPDINEAFRDACIDAFFKK
- a CDS encoding ankyrin repeat domain-containing protein: MTLTSEQWKEILDAVNLNEGDILEAIKENLKEKHKDTYQEWEGKDFNVNHLFYVSCTIDKEQYHAKLALLHIAAFNGRLGTVKYLVDDKKVSLDQKDNNGRTALHGAAFNGHLDIVKYFVDDKKVSLDQKDDNGETALHWAALKGYKDVVTTLLEKGANPLIKNKNGKTPRDLANDENIIQLLKEAEAKQMKAIISFASGIITSIIIGLTVTIGCSIAGVELPISIIAALVIGVIAGGITYSVSKPSDKLDKLDLEVANQQVPEKA
- a CDS encoding IS4-like element ISWpi18 family transposase, whose amino-acid sequence is MFIKNKLMSLNFINAHRASSKDFSRKRKLPFINVFLLIFRKSVKSLQVMLNEFVLHTRKDYTITASAFTQARKKLKHTAFSELNDDIVSLYYQDQEFKTHHGFRVLAFDASILILPKSDKIIGEFGSRAVWNGIQRFEDYTSATFEVCYDVLNNIAIKSVLSRGDSYEVDLAIGMLESIKSDDLLICDRGYVSYRFLAELTGRKINYIIRCPSSSFNEINAMFKPESPSSMVVVSTAPIKVARQLRKLGLPDEMKFRLVKIILSSGEVEVLVTSLLDEQSFTVEEFERLYYLRWGVETFFSRLKGRLNLENFTGKSIETIKQDFWSTIFISNLESIMIEDDEETLSAQNSKLKKSINKSVSFNAIKNLAFDIFSTESDIDCIMDRLSQLFLMNTLVVRKGRRVDRHKISDIRSLNYQKRARKHVF
- a CDS encoding tyrosine recombinase XerC; this encodes MDLSSIIEKWYEWLRCNRSYSPNTLESYMRDLKDLISFLNTHIGGEVNVGTLKNLSIPELRSWLTSRYARGVNARSNARALSVIRNFFKYIKNNHNIDNEAVFSLSRPIQRRTLPKALSISNIKTLLKEMKLPDLGEPWVVKREIAIIVLLYGTGLRISEALNLRISDINNESLIVTGKGDKQRQVFILPVVKKCIQEYIKACPYFDEAQYLFLGVRGKKLGRTYVANRLQQIRRFLNLPEILSPHAFRHSFATHLLQEDIDIRSIQQLLGHSSLETTQVYTHLNYQDVFNMYKNFQQSLKHRTEKICQTT